One genomic segment of Arachis duranensis cultivar V14167 chromosome 4, aradu.V14167.gnm2.J7QH, whole genome shotgun sequence includes these proteins:
- the LOC107484082 gene encoding BOI-related E3 ubiquitin-protein ligase 1: MAVEAPHNLFPPQQFLSNTEFMKLSHNQYQQHNMMMDAGIITMNNNNNTASTTTMPESLLMPLYASCDPNSINKSDSGLTYHHRISLPRKRSREDSIAESSNVLPLPQKSKLSSPFLHHHNNLLLHHLNNQHSEIDQLISQHTERVRLELEEQRTRQSRTFLTAIQEAVITKLKEKDDEIQRMGKLNFALQERVKSLCLENQLWRDLAQTNEATANSLRSNLEQVLAHVATDDNHQHHNNNNGYGYDDEAESSCASNNRHLRLEDDADDGGDSGAAAVRMCKKCGERESIVLLLPCRHLCLCTACGSTVRNCPLCNSGINASVHVNLS, from the exons ATGGCAGTGGAAGCACCTCACAACCTCTTCCCTCCACAACAGTTTCTGAGTAACACAGAATTCATGAAGCTGAGCCACAACCAGTACCAGCAGCACAACATGATGATGGACGCTGGAATAATAACCatgaataacaacaacaatacagcttcaacaacaacaatgccggAATCGTTGCTGATGCCTCTCTACGCATCCTGCGATCCAAACTCGATAAACAAATCAGACAGCGGCCTCACATATCACCACCGCATCTCTCTCCCTCGGAAGCGTTCCAGAGAAGACTCCATAGCTGAATCATCCAACGTCCTCCCGCTTCCTCAGAAAAGCAAACTCTCTTCTCCCTTCCTCCACCACCATAACAACCTCCTCCTCCACCACCTTAACAACCAACACTCCGAGATCGACCAACTCATCTCCCAACAC ACGGAGAGAGTGAGATTGGAACTGGAGGAACAGAGAACGAGGCAGTCAAGAACGTTTCTGACCGCAATCCAAGAAGCGGTTATCACGAAGCTGAAGGAGAAGGACGACGAGATTCAAAGAATGGGGAAACTGAACTTTGCTCTACAAGAACGCGTAAAATCGCTCTGCCTCGAGAATCAGCTATGGAGGGACCTCGCTCAGACCAACGAAGCCACCGCCAACTCCCTCCGATCCAATCTAGAACAAGTCCTCGCTCACGTCGCCACCGACGACAACCACCAACACCACAACAACAATAACGGTTACGGTTACGACGACGAGGCGGAATCGAGTTGCGCCAGCAACAACCGCCACCTCCGCCTCGAGGATGACGCCGACGACGGAGGAGACTCCGGCGCCGCCGCAGTGAGGATGTGCAAGAAATGTGGGGAGAGAGAGTCGATAGTGTTGTTGCTACCGTGTAGGCATCTCTGCCTCTGCACAGCATGTGGGTCCACCGTTCGGAACTGCCCTCTCTGCAATTCTGGCATCAATGCGAGTGTTCATGTTAATCTCTCTtag